The Toxorhynchites rutilus septentrionalis strain SRP chromosome 3, ASM2978413v1, whole genome shotgun sequence genome includes a region encoding these proteins:
- the LOC129778122 gene encoding thiamine transporter 1-like isoform X1, whose amino-acid sequence MQEWLKISLMLCTFGFLKEIRPSEPFIMDYLAGPWRNLTMTEIVQEAFPVGTYSYLAQLVIIFLVTDLLRYKPLIVVNGLSGIIVWSMLIWTTSLQALKILEVFYGTYCAAEIAYYSYVYAKVDREHYQKVTSQTRAAIYCGRFLAGVLAQTLVYFNAMNYKQLNYLSLAAQTSATVWALLLPSVKTSMYFHRAALPPTMCTPINDGSCGNDCSSDKISVSIPSFKQKILSAFVLIWLHFKTSFTNLTVLQWSIWYALAMAGYIQVTAYIQALWGEVDQTQRAVWNGAVEAILTLLGAVVSLLAGYIHGSFLRPRSSLLALSVLSLGQGGAILLTSTTNQLVISYVGYIVFGILYAFTITTVSAEIAKNISDDSFGLVFGFNTLIALSLQTMLTFAVTDSSGWFALDVIGQFIVYGYYFIVLSVIYLLFLICEILGSSCRNCQ is encoded by the exons ATGCAGGAATGGCTAAAAATATCGCTGATGCTGTGTACGTTTGGCTTCCTAAAGGAAATCCGTCCTAGCGAACCGTTCATTATGGATTACCTGGCTGGACCATGGCGCAATCTCACCATGACGGAG ATCGTACAAGAAGCTTTTCCTGTTGGCACATACTCATACTTAGCACAACTGGTTATCATATTTTTAGTAACTGATCTGCTCCGCTATAAGCCGTTAATTGTCGTAAATGGTCTCTCGGGAATCATCGTATGGAGCATGCTGATATGGACGACCTCTTTGCAGGCGTTGAAAATATTAGAGGTGTTCTACGGAACATATTGCGCTGCCGAAATTGCATACTACAGCTACGTCTATGCTAAAGTGGACCGAGAGCACTACCAAAAAGTCACCTCACAAACGCGTGCGGCCATCTATTGTGGTAGATTCCTAGCTGGCGTATTGGCACAAACACTGGTATATTTTAACGCCATGAACTACAAACaactcaattatttatctctGGCAGCGCAGACCAGTGCAACGGTTTGGGCATTGTTGTTACCATCAGTCAAAACTAGCATGTACTTCCACAGGGCCGCCTTGCCACCGACCATGTGTACTCCAATCAACGACGGCAGTTGCGGAAACGACTGTTCGAGTGATAAAATCTCTGTCAGCATTCCATCCTTCAAGCAGAAGATTCTGTCAGCATTCGTCCTGATTTGGTTGCACTTCAAAACGTCGTTTACAAATCTGACCGTACTTCAGTGGAGTATTTGGTATGCTCTCGCAATGGCAGGCTACATACAGGTTACCGCGTACATTCAGGCGCTTTGGGGAGAAGTAGACCAGACGCAACGGGCTGTTTGGAATGGCGCTGTAGAAGCAATCCTAACCTTGCTCGGAGCGGTGGTATCTCTTCTAGCTGGATACATCCATGGTAGCTTTCTGAGACCTAGAAGTAGTCTCTTGGCACTTTCCGTTCTATCACTAGGGCAAGGTGGCGCAATTCTACTGACGTCTACCACCAATCAACTCGTCATCTCCTACGTGGGATACATAGTGTTCGGTATACTGTATGCATTCACAATCACCACCGTGAGTGCCGAGATCGCCAAAAATATATCCGATGACAGTTTTGGGTTGGTGTTCGGTTTTAACACACTGATAGCTTTATCATTGCAAACAATGCTGACATTCGCTGTTACAGATTCGAGCGGATGGTTTGCTTTGGACGTGATTGGACAGTTCATCGTGTATGGCTATTATTTCATAGTGCTCAGCGTTATTTATTTGTTGTTTCTGATTTGCGAGATCCTAGGCAGCTCGTGCAGAAACTGCCAATGA
- the LOC129778122 gene encoding thiamine transporter 1-like isoform X2, with protein sequence MQEWLKISLMLCTFGFLKEIRPSEPFIMDYLAGPWRNLTMTEIVQEAFPVGTYSYLAQLVIIFLVTDLLRYKPLIVVNGLSGIIVWSMLIWTTSLQALKILEVFYGTYCAAEIAYYSYVYAKVDREHYQKVTSQTRAAIYCGRFLAGVLAQTLVYFNAMNYKQLNYLSLAAQTSATVWALLLPSVKTSMYFHRAALPPTMCTPINDGSCGNDCSSDKISVSIPSFKQKILSAFVLIWLHFKTSFTNLTVLQWSIWYALAMAGYIQVTAYIQALWGEVDQTQRAVWNGAVEAILTLLGAVVSLLAGYIHGSFLRPRSSLLALSVLSLGQGGAILLTSTTNQLVISYVGYIVFGILYAFTITTVSAEIAKNISDDSFGFERMVCFGRDWTVHRVWLLFHSAQRYLFVVSDLRDPRQLVQKLPMKIISSS encoded by the exons ATGCAGGAATGGCTAAAAATATCGCTGATGCTGTGTACGTTTGGCTTCCTAAAGGAAATCCGTCCTAGCGAACCGTTCATTATGGATTACCTGGCTGGACCATGGCGCAATCTCACCATGACGGAG ATCGTACAAGAAGCTTTTCCTGTTGGCACATACTCATACTTAGCACAACTGGTTATCATATTTTTAGTAACTGATCTGCTCCGCTATAAGCCGTTAATTGTCGTAAATGGTCTCTCGGGAATCATCGTATGGAGCATGCTGATATGGACGACCTCTTTGCAGGCGTTGAAAATATTAGAGGTGTTCTACGGAACATATTGCGCTGCCGAAATTGCATACTACAGCTACGTCTATGCTAAAGTGGACCGAGAGCACTACCAAAAAGTCACCTCACAAACGCGTGCGGCCATCTATTGTGGTAGATTCCTAGCTGGCGTATTGGCACAAACACTGGTATATTTTAACGCCATGAACTACAAACaactcaattatttatctctGGCAGCGCAGACCAGTGCAACGGTTTGGGCATTGTTGTTACCATCAGTCAAAACTAGCATGTACTTCCACAGGGCCGCCTTGCCACCGACCATGTGTACTCCAATCAACGACGGCAGTTGCGGAAACGACTGTTCGAGTGATAAAATCTCTGTCAGCATTCCATCCTTCAAGCAGAAGATTCTGTCAGCATTCGTCCTGATTTGGTTGCACTTCAAAACGTCGTTTACAAATCTGACCGTACTTCAGTGGAGTATTTGGTATGCTCTCGCAATGGCAGGCTACATACAGGTTACCGCGTACATTCAGGCGCTTTGGGGAGAAGTAGACCAGACGCAACGGGCTGTTTGGAATGGCGCTGTAGAAGCAATCCTAACCTTGCTCGGAGCGGTGGTATCTCTTCTAGCTGGATACATCCATGGTAGCTTTCTGAGACCTAGAAGTAGTCTCTTGGCACTTTCCGTTCTATCACTAGGGCAAGGTGGCGCAATTCTACTGACGTCTACCACCAATCAACTCGTCATCTCCTACGTGGGATACATAGTGTTCGGTATACTGTATGCATTCACAATCACCACCGTGAGTGCCGAGATCGCCAAAAATATATCCGATGACAGTTTTGG ATTCGAGCGGATGGTTTGCTTTGGACGTGATTGGACAGTTCATCGTGTATGGCTATTATTTCATAGTGCTCAGCGTTATTTATTTGTTGTTTCTGATTTGCGAGATCCTAGGCAGCTCGTGCAGAAACTGCCAATGAAGATTATTAGTTCCAGCTGA
- the LOC129778122 gene encoding thiamine transporter 1-like isoform X3 — translation MLIWTTSLQALKILEVFYGTYCAAEIAYYSYVYAKVDREHYQKVTSQTRAAIYCGRFLAGVLAQTLVYFNAMNYKQLNYLSLAAQTSATVWALLLPSVKTSMYFHRAALPPTMCTPINDGSCGNDCSSDKISVSIPSFKQKILSAFVLIWLHFKTSFTNLTVLQWSIWYALAMAGYIQVTAYIQALWGEVDQTQRAVWNGAVEAILTLLGAVVSLLAGYIHGSFLRPRSSLLALSVLSLGQGGAILLTSTTNQLVISYVGYIVFGILYAFTITTVSAEIAKNISDDSFGLVFGFNTLIALSLQTMLTFAVTDSSGWFALDVIGQFIVYGYYFIVLSVIYLLFLICEILGSSCRNCQ, via the coding sequence ATGCTGATATGGACGACCTCTTTGCAGGCGTTGAAAATATTAGAGGTGTTCTACGGAACATATTGCGCTGCCGAAATTGCATACTACAGCTACGTCTATGCTAAAGTGGACCGAGAGCACTACCAAAAAGTCACCTCACAAACGCGTGCGGCCATCTATTGTGGTAGATTCCTAGCTGGCGTATTGGCACAAACACTGGTATATTTTAACGCCATGAACTACAAACaactcaattatttatctctGGCAGCGCAGACCAGTGCAACGGTTTGGGCATTGTTGTTACCATCAGTCAAAACTAGCATGTACTTCCACAGGGCCGCCTTGCCACCGACCATGTGTACTCCAATCAACGACGGCAGTTGCGGAAACGACTGTTCGAGTGATAAAATCTCTGTCAGCATTCCATCCTTCAAGCAGAAGATTCTGTCAGCATTCGTCCTGATTTGGTTGCACTTCAAAACGTCGTTTACAAATCTGACCGTACTTCAGTGGAGTATTTGGTATGCTCTCGCAATGGCAGGCTACATACAGGTTACCGCGTACATTCAGGCGCTTTGGGGAGAAGTAGACCAGACGCAACGGGCTGTTTGGAATGGCGCTGTAGAAGCAATCCTAACCTTGCTCGGAGCGGTGGTATCTCTTCTAGCTGGATACATCCATGGTAGCTTTCTGAGACCTAGAAGTAGTCTCTTGGCACTTTCCGTTCTATCACTAGGGCAAGGTGGCGCAATTCTACTGACGTCTACCACCAATCAACTCGTCATCTCCTACGTGGGATACATAGTGTTCGGTATACTGTATGCATTCACAATCACCACCGTGAGTGCCGAGATCGCCAAAAATATATCCGATGACAGTTTTGGGTTGGTGTTCGGTTTTAACACACTGATAGCTTTATCATTGCAAACAATGCTGACATTCGCTGTTACAGATTCGAGCGGATGGTTTGCTTTGGACGTGATTGGACAGTTCATCGTGTATGGCTATTATTTCATAGTGCTCAGCGTTATTTATTTGTTGTTTCTGATTTGCGAGATCCTAGGCAGCTCGTGCAGAAACTGCCAATGA